Proteins from a genomic interval of Maniola jurtina chromosome 8, ilManJurt1.1, whole genome shotgun sequence:
- the LOC123867819 gene encoding zinc finger SWIM domain-containing protein 8 homolog isoform X3, with protein MTRAQFNVAVTFDRQKISSCNCTCSSSAHWCSHIVAVCLYRIHLPTQVCLRAPVSESLQRLRRDQLQKFAQYLISELPRQVLPTAQRILDELLSAQPNQINTTCGAPDPTAGASAYEYTSWFLDEKTLHNNINKILVKFCVPTPIVFSDVNYLSTSAPPAAAEWSSLLRPLRGREPEGMWNLLSIVREMFKRSDRNAIPLLEIITEEVMACEQIIVWWYSTKAALVAWGGGGKHGAAGNSAAQHACSSLCDEVVILWRLAALNPGLAPHERDTLHEQFAQWHMKVLDKVAKNRNNHNINTSSSSHPRHSRAHSHPPYINGISENEVFPGFHPAMEACFLEWDDYQIPGVTYTKELNPLYHSPFTIFRHSEKDSVHQVNSSKAVLNNEMSLSYRLTNPDPSIQGHRTLVHRPNRVTIDIAMPGPSNQPCGSGEGPSEVRDTGPNDGNHSSVSSEGFCENEEEILQQSGGDTDSQESSSTGASSEDAVRRVSHDDSVSDDDCNLYYYDAAAARRVAVDSATVVHANASGSSGGGRGPAAVGWGCGWEVSFARAEGLHAHGHARDACALGARLAADLLACPPALVWDSGGGGGAGVGAVLSAAAEARRARRRHAPSPRVCAASHRLSCLASATLAKCAFLCTVLAEFNEHHELAFRVGLYALEMARPPASTKALEVKLNNQETELVALLKKLPTGPEQLVLAREKAEQLRDGTLRNRGPALLPIALASFLFDVLVLPATDKENKHPTRVPSDEMLGFEAAVAALGLKANVSEADHPLLCEGTRRQRGELALTLLSFYKDDPVKLARIMNKLLDRDIHQLTKGPMVSMYYTNNARLAAAYRAEPTYNHPVHSIHTQHSAPVIPPPAPPCPLVGEMDRMAVAEGGPSPPAMPHSSHQSHQSHQSHQSHQSHQSHQSHQSHQAHQSHQTHQSHQTHQSHTNTHQQLPRLKDSRYKGKRLYPSVPNQPSEALAHFMFELAKSVLFKAGGSSSTSLFTQTSCAREHHGPHRGLHMAAFQLGLYALGLHNCVSANWLSRTYSSHVSWITGQAMDIGAPAILFLIDAWEGHLTPPEAAGIADKASSGCDVHMVRAAAELALSVLPHAHALNYNEIQRAVLQCKEQSDAMLERACLTVEAAAKGGGVYPEVLYTVARYWHELYLRQASEEGEGAPEEPAYRALPPVAVPLPYPLPYPFYPYPPPAIYQLQVTQPAHFGGAGPAHPGAPFALPPYFVRGIVAPPHALPQHVAHAPLAHPPPIAVTQHPAPIPPPLPASVPTAAVSSVGVSGVNGVAVSTVSVSGVSGSVATNVGSPALPQAQLRRLLAAYRVGMLALETQARRVHDDRPQNKFGRNPPYGEHVKWLLRISKRLGAQYLHQFCVCAVNSVVSPFVLYELCVESAHWLARGGPHHLVMQHLRGTLAPLVHKCQQMYIQCIHQKLYHLTSVEYEEFVGIVLSARTAFQLTPEGNTQFKEWLASLRRSKSCKKDLWTQLNAALQTNGK; from the exons ATGACCAGAGCTCAGTTCAATGTGGCAGTAACATTTGACAGACAGAAAATTTCTTCATGTAATTGTACTTGTTCATCATCTGCTCATTGGTGTTCTCATATTGTTGCAGTCTGTCTATACAGAATACAttta cCAACGCAAGTATGTCTGCGAGCACCTGTATCAGAATCGTTACAAAGACTACGAAGAGATCAGTTACAAAAATTCGCGCAGTATCTAATATCAGAACTACCGCGACAAGTTCTACCAACGGCTCAACGGATTTTGGACGAGTTACTGTCGGCTCAACCTAACCAGATAAACACGACCTGCGGCGCACCCGACCCTACCGCTGGAGCGTCAGCCTATGAGTACACTTCCTGGTTTCTGGACGAAAAAACCTTGCATAACAACATCAATAAGATTTTAGTGAAGTTTTGTGTTCCAACACCGATAGTCTTCAG TGATGTGAACTACCTTAGTACGAGCGCTCCGCCCGCGGCCGCAGAATGGTCGTCACTGTTGAGACCCCTCCGAGGCAGAGAGCCGGAGGGGATGTGGAACTTACTCTCCATTGTGCGGGAAATGTTCAAACGGAGTGACAGGAATGCTATACCTTTGTTGGAGATCATTACGGAGGAGGTCATGGCGTGTGAACAG ATCATAGTATGGTGGTACAGCACAAAGGCGGCGCTAGTGGCGTGGGGCGGCGGCGGCAAGCACGGCGCCGCTGGCAACTCCGCCGCTCAACACGCCTGCTCGTCGCTTTGTGACGAG GTTGTGATCCTTTGGCGACTTGCGGCACTAAACCCAGGATTGGCGCCGCACGAGAGAGACACTTTGCACGAGCAGTTTGCACAGTGGCATATGAAAGTTCTTGATAAG GTGGCAAAGAATCGCAACAACCACAACATAAACACGTCGTCGTCATCACACCCGCGACATTCTCGCGCGCACTCGCACCCGCCTTACATCAACGGCATCAGCGAAAACGAGGTGTTCCCCGGCTTCCATCCAGCCATGGAAGCCTGCTTCCTCGAGTGGGATGACTACCAGATACCGGGCGTCACTTACACTAAAGAACTGAACCCTCTGTACCACAGCCCTTTCACTATATTCCGGCATTCCGAAAAGGATAGTGTTCATCAG GTGAATTCTTCAAAAGCAGTGTTGAACAACGAGATGTCGCTCAGTTATCGGCTCACGAACCCGGACCCTTCGATCCAGGGACACAGGACGTTGGTGCACAGGCCTAACCGAGTGACGATCGATATTGCTATGCCGGGCCCTTCCAATCAG cCCTGCGGTTCTGGAGAAGGTCCAAGTGAAGTTCGAGATACTGGCCCAAATGACGGAAATCATTCCAGTGTATCATCTGAAG GTTTCTGCGAGAACGAGGAAGAAATACTGCAGCAAAGTGGGGGAGATACAGATTCGCAGGAGTCCAGCTCCACGGGCGCGTCGTCCGAGGACGCGGTGCGGCGCGTGTCGCACGACGACTCCGTGTCCGACGACGACTGCAACCTGTACTACTACGACGCCGCAGCGGCCAGGCGCGTCGCCGTCGACAGCGCCACGGTTGTGCATGCG AACGCAAGCGGCAGcagcggcggcgggcgcggcccCGCGGCGGTGGGCTGGGGCTGCGGCTGGGAGGTGTCGTTCGCACGCGCCGAAGGCCTGCACGCGCACGGCCACGCGCGCGATGCATGCGCGCTTGGTGCCAGACTCGCTGCGGACCTGCTCGCTTGCCCTCCCGCACTTG TTTGGGATTCAGGTGGCGGCGGCGGAGCGGGCGTGGGCGCGGTACTGAGCGCGGCGGCCGAGGCGCGTCGTGCGCGGAGGCGACATGCACCGTCGCCGCGCGTATGCGCCGCCAGCCACCGCCTGTCGTGCCTCGCGTCGGCCACGCTCGCCAAGTGCGCCTTCCTGTGTACC GTCCTCGCAGAATTCAACGAGCATCATGAACTAGCGTTCCGAGTAGGTTTATACGCATTGGAGATGGCTCGGCCGCCCGCCAGCACCAAGGCGTTAGAAGTGAAACTCAACAACCAAGAGACTGAGCTTGTGGCCTTGTTGAAGAAACTGCCCACTGGGCCCGAACAACTTGTGTTAGCGAGAGAAAAGGCAGAACAATTGCGCGATGGGACGCTGAG AAATCGAGGACCTGCATTGCTACCGATTGCGCTTGCAAGTTTCTTGTTCGACGTGCTTGTTTTGCCTGCTACAGACAAAGAAAATAAACATCCT ACAAGAGTGCCGTCAGATGAGATGTTAGGATTCGAAGCGGCGGTAGCAGCGTTGGGATTGAAAGCGAACGTTTCGGAAGCCGACCACCCTTTGCTCTGCGAAGGGACCAGGCGGCAGCGCGGCGAGTTGGCTCTCACTTTGCTCTCATTCTACAAGGATGACCCTGTCAAACTAGCCAGGATCATGAATAAG CTACTAGATCGTGACATCCACCAGCTGACGAAGGGCCCGATGGTCAGCATGTACTACACTAACAACGCGCGGTTGGCCGCCGCCTACCGAGCTGAGCCCACGTACAACCACCCTGTCCATTCTATTCATACGCAACATTCTGCTCCCGTTATACCACCGCCA GCACCACCATGCCCGCTCGTGGGTGAAATGGATCGGATGGCGGTTGCCGAAGGCGGCCCATCTCCGCCCGCAATGCCACATTCATCGCACCAATCTCATCAATCTCACCAGTCGCATCAGTCGCATCAATCGCATCAGTCACATCAATCCCATCAGTCTCATCAAGCGCATCAGTCACACCAAACGCATCAGTCACACCAAACGCATCAGTCTCACACCAACACGCACCAACAACTCCCCAGACTTAAGGACTCAAG atACAAAGGCAAACGGCTATATCCATCAGTACCAAACCAACCGTCCGAAGCATTGGCCCACTTTATGTTCGAGCTGGCTAAGTCTGTACTGTTCAAGGCTGGGGGCTCGTCCAGCACCAGTTTGTTCACACAGACGTCCTGTGCGAGGGAACACCATGGACCACACAG agGGTTACATATGGCAGCATTTCAGTTGGGCCTTTACGCGTTAGGTCTACATAATTGTGTTAGTGCGAATTGGTTAAGTCGTACATATTCTTCACATGTCAGTTGGATCACAG GACAAGCAATGGATATTGGAGCCCCAGCTATTTTATTCCTGATCGACGCTTGGGAGGGTCACCTGACGCCACCTGAAGCAGCTGGAATTGCTGACAAG GCGTCGTCGGGTTGCGACGTGCACATGGTGCGCGCGGCCGCGGAGCTGGCGCTGTCGGTGCTGCCGCACGCGCACGCGCTCAACTACAACGAGATCCAGCGCGCCGTGCTGCAGTGCAAGGAGCAGAGCGACGCCATGCTCGAGCGCGCCTGCCTCACCGTCGAGGCCGCCGCCAAAG gtGGAGGAGTATACCCTGAAGTGCTGTACACCGTGGCACGCTACTGGCACGAGCTATACTTGCGACAAGCGAGCGAGGAGGGCGAGGGCGCGCCCGAGGAGCCAGCATACCGCGCGCTGCCGCCGGTGGCCGTGCCGCTGCCCTACCCGCTGCCGTACCCCTTCTACCCCTACCCGCCGCCCGCCATCTACCAGCTGCAGGTCACGCAGCCCGCTCAC TTCGGCGGAGCGGGCCCGGCGCACCCCGGCGCGCCGTTCGCGCTGCCGCCGTACTTCGTGCGTGGCATCGTGGCGCCGCCGCACGCGCTGCCGCAGCACGTGGCGCACGCGCCGCTCGCGCACCCGCCACCCATCGCCGTCACG CAGCACCCAGCCCCAATTCCGCCCCCATTACCGGCGTCGGTGCCCACGGCTGCCGTGAGCAGCGTAGGCGTGAGTGGAGTGAACGGAGTGGCAGTGAGCACTGTGAGCGTGAGTGGGGTGAGCGGCTCAGTAGCCACCAACGTTGGCTCGCCGGCACTGCCTCAAGCCCAGCTGAGGAGACTGTTGGCCGCTTACCGTGTTGGAATGTTGGCTTTGGAGACCCAAGCGAGACGCGTACACGATGACCGCCCACAGAATAAATTTGGaag AAACCCGCCGTACGGCGAGCACGTAAAGTGGTTGCTGCGCATCTCCAAGCGTCTGGGCGCGCAGTACCTCCACCAGTTCTGCGTGTGCGCCGTCAACTCGGTGGTGTCGCCGTTCGTGCTGTACGAGCTGTGCGTGGAGTCCGCGCACTGGCTGGCGCGCGGCGGCCCGCACCACCTCGTGATGCAACACCTGCGCGGCACGCTGGCGCCGCTCGTCCACAAGTGTCAGCAGAT GTACATCCAGTGCATACATCAGAAGCTGTACCACCTGACGTCGGTGGAGTACGAGGAGTTCGTGGGCATCGTGCTGTCGGCGCGCACCGCCTTCCAGCTCACTCCCGAGGGCAACACGCAGTTCAAGGAGTGGCTCGCCTCGCTGCGCAG ATCTAAATCGTGCAAGAAGGACCTGTGGACGCAGCTGAACGCGGCGCTGCAGACGAACGGCAAATGA